GCTTTTTATACGAGTGTTCTACATGACAAAATgtcagtgctcgtccgagactggtgattccacacTTGTTAAGGGTTTTAGATTGTCCATTTTAATTTGAGTACTCAGCCACATTTGATCATTCGCAGCATCGAGCCacatgaggggggaaaaaaaagccaaCCATTGAGccaaaatattcaatttttaaGGGACCCACATATGCATATAACATTTCAAGAATCACAATTTGAAGAAAGTTGAACTGAAATTACAAAACCCTTTAAGTAAATGTTTGCACAACACTGAAATTCATTCATAATTTGAAACGTTTTTATTCTGTCTACACCTGCATTTGATTGTTAGCCATTTTGTTGGGGGATGCACACACCAACATTGACAATTTAAGGAACATGCCGCATTCAACACCAGCCCTTGTGGGACACCTTCACTTTCTTCATATTAATTCTGTTGGCGACAAAGATTAGGGCATGTTATCCATGTGCATGTTAAAATGCAAAGTGAGGATTTCGAGAATGATACGTACCCATTTTTTTGGCAGAGACTACATTCATTCGAGTATACAAGTCCATCACTGCCACATACTGGATCCCATTTCGTGGGGCAAAGTTTTCCATACGTTACACAGGGATCAAACACGTAACACTCACCCTTGTGGGCCACCTTCACTTTGTTCGGATTCCCTCTGTTGGTGAACAAAAAAACCATTGATATATTTGTTTACGTGCATGTAAAACAAAATTTAGAAAACGATACATGCCTATTTTCCTGGCAGAGATAACACTCATTGCTGTATGTACGTCCATCACTGCCACACACTGGATCATGTACTGCAGGGCAATGGGTTCCATACCGGTTACAGGGATGGCACTCACCCTTGTATGCCACTGTCACTTTGTGATTCTTTCTGTGAACAAGAGAAATGTTCATTACATTTGTGTGCATGGACAAACAGAGGTGGACGATACTTGCCCATTTTCCTGGTCGAGGACACACTCATTGGAGTATGTACGTCCATCAGTGCCACATACTGGATCATAATGCGTGGGGCAGACCACTCTTCGGCACTCACCCCTGCGTGCCAGCTTCTGATAAATTCTGTTGGCAACCCAAAACGTGCAAAAAGATTGAGGGAATATATGTGCACATTTTCCTGGCTGATAGTAATCGAGTGTACGTCCAATAGTGCCAATCACTTCTGCACTCACCCTTTGTGTCCCACCTTCTGATTAAATCTGTTTGCAGCAAAAAAGTTCAAATCAGTTAATTGATTGTGTATGTATTAGCATGTAGAAACAATTATACGTGCCCATTTCCCTGGCAGAGAAAACACAGATTGGAATATGTACGTCCATCAATGCCACAATATGGATCCCATTCCAGGGTGCAAAATCTTCCATGATGATATCTCTCACAGCGAATCTGGAGACGACAAATCATGTTTTGCACAAACAAACATACCAGGGATGGGACTAAGATGGCGGGATTgatttagagaaaaaaaaacaccactttCAAGCAAAGTTAAAAAATGCTCAGTTAAGAGAGCCAATTAGGCATAAttcacccccacccccccaaaaaaaaaaaaacattcaaatactTTTGTgctagtcatagacttcataacctactgACATGACACGGGGCAGATTTCCAAaaccttaaaattcaaatattttcaaaaccaaagctgctaccgacctaaaaccaaaactggCACCTACATTAGCCATATACGAGTCTCCATGCGCAGTGGCATCAAATTCAAAgtagttcccttataaaatcccgattcattattttttttatacaacttaaaatggctataaaaaaagtcagattttacactagctgcaccaaaaaaaaacaaatgcagagaatcacctatattttcaggatcaaatagcaatatttaacatatattagggctgtcaaacgattagaatttttaatcaagttaatcacagcttaaaaattaatatgaattaatcgcaattcaaaccatctaaaatatcccatatttttctttaaatttttgttggaatggaaagaagactgatacattcaacatactgtacataagtactgtatttttttattataacaaatcagcaagatggcattaacattctgttaaagcgatccatggatcgaaagactagttcttaaaagataaatgttagtacaagtacaagtacaagtacaagtacaagtacaagtacaagtacaagtacaagtacaagtacaagtacaagtacaagtacaagtacaagtacaagtacaagtacaagtacaagtacaagtacaagtacaaacttagttttcgttttaataaaatttaaaatttttgattaaaaataaactagtagcacgccattgatgtcaatagttacacaatgctcattgtgctgaaacccataaactcagtcgcacccaagcaccagcagagggcgacaaaacaaaaatgacaaagtaaacatgacactgctgtcatttttatctgtttaaagggggcatgtgtgttaattgtgtcaaatattttaacgtaatttaaaaaattaccgcccgttaacgcgataattttgacagccctgccaTATAtaggtttttgaccaaaatttaATCTACTGCAAGtttaacagctaataaatcactcaatttaacattagaaacttaatacttgaggaaaacatgcagaatcaattataaatatgtAAATAGCTCATTAATTCtaaatacaatcacaacttattatagaataccaCTTTATAATTATACACTATACAAGGGGTGGGCAAGCCGGTCctcagggccgcagtgggtcctggtctttgttccaattgacccagcacagagtttaaccaatgcggtttcagcagaaatgagaagcacctgactgcaatcgactgattgcacttgtaaaacagcagattgttgaaaaggtgtcctcttaatgggttgcaacaaaaacctgcacccactgcggccctttgtggaattaattgcccaccccttcatgatactgttagcgaatgaggctagcggccgcctgacgtaaactgcttttctggcaaaaattcttgtgaataaatgcttaaatccccgaattcttagatatggacgtaaaacagtcttgattcctggttaaaagcaaagaaaccttgcagttagcgtttattttacgtatgtaGGTTGAAGTACAATCTACTcctttagcgaatgaggctagcggccgcctgacataAACAGCTttgctggcgaaaattcttgtgtataaatgcttaaagCCCCAAATTCTTTAGATATGGAcgcctcgattctttgttaaaagcaaaaaaaaaaaaattaaaaaaaaataaaagataaagTGCAGGTATTTTACCTACACACAgtatattgccaactatgaggctagtcagtttacAAAATTGGCCGCCTCCGTGTGTAaacgaagaaaattcctgcagataaatgcttcaatcactgaaatctgtagatatggacgtaaaactcgaTTCTTTGGTAAAAGACCAAAAAACGGGGCAGTTACGCATATGTATATGTCaaagaatgacgccaatgctgtagcggttctcattctcccattgatttttttcaggtttcaaaatgcatgtatgGTACGAAATATATTTACCTTGATTtcgcgaacaaatcactcctgagacaaccctttccgtttgtatgcggtacagcttttgtagttcaaaaatccaagcttgaatCCAGTTTAGACAAGAGCGTGTACAGTCTTCGCCTGCCTaagctaaatgaagctcggcccacTCTAATAATGCgcgacgcaaagaatgacgaagagtCACGTCAAaaggtaatgaagtctatgtgcTAGTCTTTACATAAAGTTTTGCGAAAGCTGTATTTTTACATATTGTCACACATCACTACAAATGTGGTTTAGTGAAAATTTAATTACTCACCACCAAGAGTTCATGTGGATCAGATCTTGCAGCCCCAAATTTCAGGATATGGACTACACGGACAGACAAGTAGACAAGATTAGTGCAAACCAGGAGTGGAAATGTTGTACATTCCTCATGTAAAAGTCTTAAAAAGTTAAAACTTTATAAATGCTAAAATGTCTGTACATTCAGAGCCAATAACTCACAAGAAAGGACCAGGAAACAACAGAGCAGCACAGGCAGCTTCATTATGTCTTGGATGTGTAGATCTTCCCTTTGTGTCTGATGAAAACAGGTGTCTACCTGTAACACTTAAATAGGGCAATGCTGTCTCTGATTGGTTGAAATTCCAAGGCCAtaaggcaatttttttttttttttttttttaatgtgaagtTATATGcataatattttttatatatatatatatatttttttacttcattaaatttacaatattttattttttggcttgctCTGCTTTTTCATTCTTTCGCCAGGTAAGGCAATTGAAAACAGTTCCTTATTTAAAATGCCGGAACAGTTAAGTGTCAACAGCAGGCAGCTGGGGACCCCTCTCTCAATCAATGGATAACTGCTCTAATTGGCTCTATTGGCTTTTCTTACTTTCTCTTTAAATGATCCTGCTGAGTCATTGATTATAGCTATTAATTGTTATTTTCGTTGGTTTTGGGTTCTCCGTGTTGACATATTCATACAATAACAACCTAGGAGCTAAATATCAATTATTTTCATCATCTTGATTATATTTAATTTGGCCCATTTGTTACCGTAATGAAATCAGAGATAATGAGATGACTTAATAACCCTGCGTGAGTCTGTCTGGATGGAagattaacatgattaatttgtatttattttcattgcgaATGGGTTAAGAATCAGAAGTCTCTACGTTTACTTTTAAGTTTGGCTTTATTTaaaagtgcatacgacaggataaaaaaaaagtcttaaatagcattattatgtgaatttgaatcatattttgagacgattcgactatatacaacaatttggcaaagcgcagttgacgagaaattagtgttttaatccgccgtttagccacgcctaccattataggagtctagcgtccccaacaggaggatgacgtcggcaggatcatggtttcatc
This Corythoichthys intestinalis isolate RoL2023-P3 chromosome 11, ASM3026506v1, whole genome shotgun sequence DNA region includes the following protein-coding sequences:
- the LOC130924443 gene encoding ovoinhibitor-like — protein: MKLPVLLCCFLVLSFHILKFGAARSDPHELLVIRCERYHHGRFCTLEWDPYCGIDGRTYSNLCFLCQGNGFNQKVGHKGIYQKLARRGECRRVVCPTHYDPVCGTDGRTYSNECVLDQENGKNHKVTVAYKGECHPCNRYGTHCPAVHDPVCGSDGRTYSNECYLCQENRGNPNKVKVAHKGECYVFDPCVTYGKLCPTKWDPVCGSDGLVYSNECSLCQKNGINMKKVKVSHKGWC